From Methylocystis sp. ATCC 49242, one genomic window encodes:
- a CDS encoding WD40 repeat domain-containing protein: protein MTDYPTLTSNVETIALGEAAAGAAFLGDTPVFALADGQLRFGDGVEGRRVPAHPEASILVVASDGRRIVTGGDDGRVVTTDESGACETIVDEKGKWIDAVALHEGAIAWSAGRWVRARSAKGEEKSLDIPSTSRGLAFFPKGYRLAIAHYNGATLWFPNAGKPELLSWNGSHLDATISPDGRFLVTSMQENTLHGWRVADGKHMRMAGYPGKTRSFSWSHDGKWLATSGADACIIWPFSGKDGPMGQAPRECGVRVNVPVTRVAFHPGALVVAIGYDDGLVMLARISDGSEILVRRMAEDSKNARISALAWDARGARLAFGAENGDAGVLTLPKSHG from the coding sequence GTGACCGACTATCCGACTCTGACCTCCAACGTCGAGACCATCGCTCTCGGCGAGGCCGCGGCAGGCGCGGCGTTTCTCGGGGATACGCCCGTTTTCGCGCTGGCCGACGGCCAATTGCGTTTTGGCGATGGTGTGGAGGGGCGGCGCGTTCCTGCGCATCCCGAAGCCTCTATCCTCGTCGTCGCGAGTGACGGGCGCCGCATCGTCACGGGCGGAGACGACGGGCGCGTGGTCACGACCGACGAGAGCGGCGCCTGCGAAACGATCGTCGACGAGAAGGGCAAATGGATCGACGCCGTGGCGCTGCATGAAGGCGCCATCGCCTGGTCGGCGGGTCGCTGGGTGCGGGCGCGCTCGGCCAAAGGCGAGGAGAAATCCCTCGACATACCGTCGACTTCGCGAGGCCTCGCCTTCTTCCCCAAGGGCTACCGCCTCGCCATCGCGCATTACAATGGCGCGACCCTCTGGTTCCCCAACGCCGGCAAGCCGGAATTGCTCAGCTGGAACGGCTCGCATCTCGACGCGACGATTTCGCCGGACGGGCGATTCCTCGTCACCTCCATGCAGGAGAACACGCTCCACGGCTGGCGCGTCGCGGACGGCAAGCACATGCGCATGGCGGGCTATCCGGGGAAGACCCGCAGCTTTTCCTGGTCGCATGACGGGAAATGGCTCGCCACCTCGGGCGCGGACGCCTGCATCATCTGGCCCTTCTCCGGCAAGGACGGCCCCATGGGACAGGCGCCGCGCGAATGCGGCGTGCGCGTGAACGTGCCGGTGACGCGCGTCGCCTTCCATCCCGGCGCGCTGGTCGTCGCCATCGGCTATGACGACGGGCTCGTCATGCTTGCCCGCATCTCCGACGGCTCGGAAATCCTCGTGCGCCGCATGGCGGAGGACTCGAAAAACGCCCGCATCAGCGCGCTCGCATGGGATGCGAGGGGCGCGCGACTTGCTTTCGGCGCGGAGAATGGCGACGCCGGCGTGTTGACGCTGCCGAAGTCTCACGGCTGA
- a CDS encoding alpha/beta hydrolase → MKRIFCLFAILILASLQTRAADAAPNWTVYRDVRYGVSEQEKADLYLLNRGVNPVVVMIHGGGWQGGDKSSYAGYYAEMYARAGFHVVAINYRLAKYGDRSTQWNAQLQDVQLAIRWLRQYASALRIDPARIGAVGDSAGGHLALFLGSLATSAPNMTGGIDRAAFFPALSPKVSAVVDMFGPTDLTRPEMYTQLAPSALFGARPYPVVPNLYRNASPIFTLSTRTAPACVVHGTLDPVVPVSQSLSLISRLSQLGVSYKFIPFLGGHSFSGLSGTQRTAIDRAALLCISNILRPNPLNAL, encoded by the coding sequence ATGAAGAGGATCTTCTGTCTTTTCGCCATTCTGATACTGGCGTCGCTACAAACGCGCGCCGCCGACGCGGCGCCGAACTGGACCGTCTACAGGGACGTCAGATATGGCGTGAGCGAACAGGAGAAGGCGGATCTTTATCTGCTCAACAGGGGCGTGAACCCGGTCGTCGTCATGATCCACGGCGGCGGATGGCAGGGCGGCGACAAATCTTCCTACGCCGGCTACTACGCAGAAATGTACGCCCGGGCGGGCTTCCATGTGGTGGCGATCAATTACCGCCTTGCGAAATACGGCGATCGCTCGACTCAATGGAACGCCCAGTTGCAGGACGTGCAGCTGGCGATACGCTGGCTGCGCCAATATGCGAGCGCGTTGCGGATCGACCCCGCCCGCATCGGCGCTGTCGGCGACTCCGCCGGCGGCCATCTCGCATTGTTTCTAGGGTCTCTCGCGACGTCGGCCCCGAATATGACGGGCGGGATCGATCGCGCGGCCTTCTTCCCGGCCCTGTCGCCGAAGGTGTCGGCGGTGGTGGACATGTTCGGACCAACCGATCTCACCCGGCCTGAAATGTATACGCAGCTTGCGCCTTCGGCTCTGTTCGGCGCGCGGCCCTACCCGGTGGTTCCGAATCTGTATCGTAACGCGTCGCCTATCTTCACTTTGAGCACACGGACGGCGCCCGCCTGCGTCGTCCACGGCACCCTCGATCCGGTCGTCCCGGTGTCGCAGTCGCTCTCCCTGATCAGCAGACTGTCGCAGCTCGGCGTGTCCTACAAATTCATCCCCTTCCTCGGCGGCCATTCATTCTCGGGCCTCTCAGGGACGCAGAGAACCGCCATCGACCGCGCCGCCTTGCTCTGCATAAGCAACATCTTGCGGCCCAATCCATTAAATGCCCTCTGA
- the thiD gene encoding bifunctional hydroxymethylpyrimidine kinase/phosphomethylpyrimidine kinase, with protein sequence MQARIPKLLSIAGSDPSGGAGVQADLKTFSAFSCYGMAAVTALTAQNTRGVTAAFPVAPDIVAAQIEAVMSDIRPDAIKIGMVATPEIARAIAGALGEAPLNVVLDPVLVPTQGVSLALAGLETALSTTLLPLARLVTPNLHEASALTDTPLARTLDEMAAQGRLLTDAGARAVLVTGGDLAGEPLDVLADGAEIRVFHGRRVETRHTHGTGCALSSAIAAELAKGTGLIDAIAAAKVWLEGALAAAEALELGDGRGPPHHFFAMWS encoded by the coding sequence ATGCAGGCCCGAATCCCGAAGCTCCTCTCCATAGCCGGGTCCGACCCTTCGGGCGGAGCGGGCGTGCAAGCCGACCTCAAGACCTTTTCCGCCTTCAGCTGTTACGGCATGGCGGCGGTCACCGCGCTCACCGCGCAAAACACGCGCGGCGTAACGGCGGCCTTCCCCGTCGCGCCGGACATTGTCGCGGCGCAGATCGAGGCGGTGATGTCGGACATTCGGCCGGACGCCATCAAGATCGGCATGGTCGCAACGCCGGAAATCGCCCGGGCGATAGCCGGCGCGCTGGGGGAAGCGCCGCTAAATGTCGTGCTCGATCCGGTGCTCGTTCCAACGCAGGGCGTCAGCCTCGCCTTGGCAGGTCTGGAGACGGCCCTCTCCACGACGCTGCTGCCCCTCGCCCGGCTCGTCACGCCCAACCTACATGAAGCGAGCGCGCTCACCGACACGCCGCTTGCCCGCACGCTCGATGAAATGGCGGCGCAGGGGCGTCTGCTGACCGACGCCGGCGCGCGCGCCGTGCTTGTTACGGGCGGCGACCTTGCGGGCGAACCCCTCGACGTGCTCGCCGACGGCGCCGAGATCCGCGTTTTCCATGGCCGCCGCGTCGAGACGCGCCACACCCATGGCACAGGCTGCGCGCTCTCCTCCGCCATCGCCGCCGAACTCGCCAAGGGCACGGGGCTCATCGACGCCATCGCCGCGGCGAAGGTCTGGCTGGAGGGCGCTCTGGCGGCGGCGGAGGCGCTCGAATTGGGAGACGGCCGCGGCCCGCCCCATCACTTTTTCGCAATGTGGTCCTAG
- a CDS encoding GatB/YqeY domain-containing protein, giving the protein MREKITQDLKDAMKAGDRAKVDALRLINAALKDKDIEARGAGKTLTGDDVLALLQKMIKSRQESLDIYEKAGREDLASKERGEIAVISAYLPQQLTEAEAAEAIKAAIAEVGAASIKDMGKVVAALKAKYTGRMDFAKASAAVKAALNG; this is encoded by the coding sequence ATGCGCGAGAAGATCACCCAGGACCTGAAAGACGCAATGAAGGCAGGCGACCGCGCCAAGGTGGACGCCCTGCGCCTCATCAATGCGGCGCTCAAGGACAAGGATATCGAGGCGCGCGGGGCGGGCAAGACGCTCACAGGGGACGATGTGCTGGCCCTGCTTCAGAAGATGATCAAGAGCCGGCAGGAATCGCTCGACATCTATGAGAAGGCCGGCCGCGAGGATCTCGCTTCGAAGGAGCGCGGCGAAATCGCCGTGATCTCCGCCTATCTGCCGCAGCAGCTCACCGAAGCCGAGGCGGCGGAGGCGATAAAGGCGGCCATCGCCGAGGTGGGCGCGGCGTCCATCAAGGACATGGGCAAGGTCGTCGCCGCGCTCAAGGCGAAATACACGGGCCGCATGGACTTCGCCAAGGCCAGCGCAGCGGTCAAGGCGGCGCTGAACGGGTAA